A section of the Etheostoma cragini isolate CJK2018 chromosome 12, CSU_Ecrag_1.0, whole genome shotgun sequence genome encodes:
- the ap1g2 gene encoding AP-1 complex subunit gamma-like 2, with product MYFYNVNELYRAMSPSVPLQEMIRAIRSARTQCEERGVIQRECAAIRAQFRQADNGGRSHNLAKLLYVHMLGYPAHFGQMECVRMIASPRYSEKRVGYLGAMMLLDEKQDASLLITNSIKNDLSHSNQYVQSLALCTLACMGSAEMCRDLAPEIDRLLRASNSYIKKKAALCAVHIVRKVHDLGELFVPAARSLLAEKNHGYIPSCMHSAVMCMCLCCVFQTVPDLVQIMKGLVLSGYSPEHDVAGISDPFLQVRILRLLRILGRNNEGASDAMNDLLAQVATNTDSTKTVGNAVLYETVLTVLDIKSESGLRVLAVNILGRFLLNNDRNIRYIAMTSLQKIVGTDHNAVQRHRGTIVDCLKDQDASVKRRALELSLALVSASNIRSMMKELLLFLSSCPAELKAHAASGIFNAAERYAPSQRWHIDTILHVLTTAGGDVRDETVPNLIQLITNASELHCYTVHKLYRALLSDISQQSLVQVACWCIGEYGDLLLRGECQETEAVQVTEDDVLDALETVLQSHMSSPATRGFALTATMKLSTRITDNVDRIRSIVSIYGSCIDVELQQRAVEYNALFKKYDHMRAAVLERMPVIEKNSSGHTNGESTGEAMKDIQPAKIKQGEPLLPPQPANQVCDLLDLLGGSDETLQPSPAVGAPAPGLLINTASIAGGDLLDLLGVLEPAPLAPAPTLPVYEKDGVTLTLSCEKQSDTGLTVTLTASNSTESDISSFTLQAAVPKSVQLHMKAPSGDYLPARGTAKVTQMVVLNNPNKVSPKMRVRISYTSRGSAFQDTVQIDSFPGLDAAGQ from the exons atgtatttttacaaCGTTAATGAGTTATATAGAG ccatgtcTCCATCAGTGCCCCTGCAGGAGATGATTCGGGCCATCAGGTCAGCGAGAACGCAGTGTGAGGAGCGCGGTGTCATCCAGAGGGAATGTGCAGCCATCCGGGCACAGTTCAGACAAGCTGACAATGGGGGGCGATCGCACAACCTGGCCAAGCTGCTCTATGTGCACATGTTGGGCTACCCAGCTCACTTTGGTCAG ATGGAGTGTGTTCGGATGATAGCCAGCCCTCGCTACAGCGAGAAGCGTGTGGGATATCTTGGAGCCATGATGCTGCTAGATGAGAAGCAGGATGCCAGCTTGCTCATCACCAACTCCATCAAGAA TGACCTATCTCACAGTAACCAGTATGTGCAGTCTCTGGCTCTGTGCACGCTGGCCTGCATGGGTTCAGCTGAGATGTGCAGAGATCTGGCACCAGAGATTGACAGGCTGCTCCGAGCCTCCAACTCCTACATAAAGAAGAAG GCTGCTCTGTGCGCTGTTCACATTGTGAGAAAAGTCCATGATCTGGGGGAGCTTTTTGTGCCCGCAGCTCGTTCCCTCCTTGCTGAGAAGAACCACGGTTA TATCCCTTCATGTATGCACTCTGCagtaatgtgtatgtgtttgtgttgtgtattcCAGACAGTGCCAGATCTGGTTCAGATCATGAAAGGTCTGGTCCTTTCAGGTTATTCTCCAGAACATGATGTGGCAGGAATCAGCGATCCCTTCCTACAG GTACGCATCTTGAGGCTGCTGAGAATCCTTGGTCGCAACAACGAAGGCGCCAGTGATGCTATGAATGACCTACTAGCTCAG GTGGCAACCAACACTGACAGCACTAAGACTGTGGGCAACGCCGTGCTGTATGAGACTGTTCTTACCGTGCTAGACATCAAGTCAGAGAGTGGCCTCAGG GTTCTGGCTGTGAACATACTGGGAAGATTTCTCCTGAACAACGACAGGAACATTCG GTACATTGCCATGACATCTCTTCAAAAGATTGTTGGGACAGACCACAATGCAGTGCAACGCCACAGGGGAACCATAGTGGACTGCCTGAAGGACCAGGACGCTTCTGTCAAGCG CCGGGCATTGGAGCTGTCCTTGGCGCTGGTGTCAGCCTCCAACATCCGCTCCATGATGAAGGaactgctcctcttcctctcctcctgccCAGCTGAGCTGAAGGCTCATGCTGCCAGCGGCATATTCAACGCGGCAGAGAG gtATGCACCCTCCCAGCGCTGGCACATTGACACCATCCTGCATGTCCTTACCACG GCGGGGGGCGACGTGAGAGATGAAACGGTGCCCAACTTGATCCAGCTCATCACCAACGCCTCAGAGCTGCACTGTTACACCGTCCACAAGCTCTACCGAGCCCTGCTTTCAGACATctcacag CAATCCTTGGTGCAGGTGGCGTGCTGGTGTATAGGAGAATATGGAGACCTGCTGCTGAGAGGAGAATGTCAGGAGACAGAGGCTGTTCAG GTCACAGAGGACGACGTACTGGACGCTTTGGAAACGGTTCTGCAGTCCCACATGTCGTCCCCGGCAACCAGAGGCTTTGCCCTGACTGCCACCATGAAACTGAGCACCCGCATCACTGATAATGTGGA TCGCATCAGAAGCATCGTCAGCATCTATGGCAGCTGTATAGATGTGGAGCTCCAGCAGAGGGCAGTTGAATACAATGCCCTGTTCAAAAAATATGATCACATGAG GGCAGCAGTGCTGGAGAGGATGCCTGTGATTGAAAAGAACTCCTCGGGTCATACCAACGGAGAGTCAACGGGGGAGGCCATGAAAGACATCCAGCCAGCCAAAATCAAGCAGGGAGAGCcactgctgcccccgcaacctgCTAACCAG GTGTGTGATCTCTTGGACCTGCTGGGAGGCTCTGACGAGACTCTGCAGCCCAGCCCAGCAGTAGGTGCTCCAGCACCGGGTCTGCTCATCAACACAGCCAGCATTGCTGGAGGAGACCTCCTGGATCTGCTAGGAGTGTTAGAGCCTGCACCCCTCGCACCAG CTCCTACATTGCCAGTGTATGAGAAAGACGGTGTGACTTTGACACTAAGTTGTGAGAAACAGTCAGACACGGGCCTGACAGTCACACTAACAGCCTCCAACTCCACTGAGTCAGACATCAGCAGCTTCACTCTGCAGGCCGCAGTGCCCAAG AGTGTCCAGTTACACATGAAGGCTCCAAGTGGGGACTATCTTCCTGCAAGAGGCACAGCTAAGGTGACCCAGATGGTAGTCCTTAACAATCCGAACAAG GTGAGCCCGAAGATGAGAGTCCGCATATCTTACACCAGCCGAGGATCAGCATTTCAGGATACAGTCCAGATCGACTCCTTCCCTGGACTCGATGCTGCCGGCCAGTGA
- the nedd8l gene encoding NEDD8 ubiquitin like modifier, like, which produces MLIKVKTLTGKEIEIDIEPTDKVERIKERVEEKEGIPPQQQRLIYSGKQMNDEKTAADYKIQGGSVLHLVLALRGGSTLHRPCIHLSSLS; this is translated from the exons ATGCTGATCAAAGTTAAG ACTCTCACTGGGAAAGAAATCGAGATCGACATTGAGCCCACAGACAAG GTGGAGCGAATTAAAGAGAGGgtggaagagaaggaggggatCCCCCCGCAGCAACAGAGACTCATCTACAGTGGAAAACAGAT GAATGATGAGAAGACAGCTGCAGACTACAAGATCCAGGGAGGCTCAGTGCTCCATCTTGTGTTGGCGCTAAGAGGCGGCTCAACGCTCCACAGGCCCTGTATACACCTCTCCTCCCTGTCATGA
- the zp3f.2 gene encoding zona pellucida glycoprotein 3f, tandem duplicate 2: protein MAAQLYFGVIIMAVFATTDATTDIQVVCEEDSVRITWRINVELVPYAARFFLGSCLPSKFNVLPNGEGEIHFNYHLVDCRFKRQMKGKHLLYQNELTFRPHKKSTPAAFVYPIECAYKSTVGWVPTFLHSGSSFTEGRGRLVFHMELLNEQLTSVAKTNVIPLGSFMPIWAAVEQKSHQPLLLLMEECVAATTPELQLDSPVYPIIGNKGCLLESMKTNSVFLPRYHSSALILSLQSFKFGLGQEVYIHCKLVAWDPEALDESKKACQYVKENRRWELFDDRSKSSVCSCCDSSCTPRSKRDIEWESNAFSHNSVLGPLIIIDPLDSNVHDMLEVSLTGAEVQ, encoded by the exons ATGGCGGCTCAGCTGTACTTTGGTGTGATCATCATGGCTGTTTTTGCAACAACTGATGCCACTACAG ATATCCAAGTAGTCTGTGAAGAAGACTCAGTAAGAATCACATGGAGGATAAATGTGGAGTTGGTGCCATATGCAGCTCGCTTCTTCCTTGGAAGCTGCTTACCATCTAAATTTAATGTTTTACCCAATGGCGAGGGGGAAATACACTTCAACTACCATCTAGTTGACTGCAGGTTTAAAAGACAG ATGAAAGGAAAGCATCTCCTCTATCAAAATGAGCTGACTTTCAGACCACATAAAAAGTCAACACCTGCTGCCTTTGTGTATCCCATTGAGTGTGCTTATAAAAG tACTGTGGGGTGGGTCCCCACTTTCCTGCACTCTGGATCCAGTTTTACTGAAGGCCGAGGCAGGCTAGTCTTCCACATGGAACTCCTCAATG AGCAATTAACAAGTGTAGCAAAGACAAATGTCATCCCTCTCGGCTCGTTCATGCCAATATGGGCGGCAGTGGAGCAGAAATCCCACCAACCCTTGCTGTTGCTCATGGAGGAATGTGTGGCCGCCACTACACCAGAGCTGCAGCTCGACAGCCCAGTTTACCCCATCATTGGCAATAAGGG gTGTCTTTTGGAGAGCATGAAGACAAACTCTGTGTTCCTCCCTCGCTACCACTCGTCTGCACTCATCCTTTCACTGCAGTCCTTCAAGTTTGGTCTTGGACAGGAG GTGTACATTCACTGTAAACTGGTTGCATGGGATCCTGAAGCTCTTGACGAAAGCAAGAAAGCTTGCCAATATGTAAAGGAAAATCggag ATGGGAACTATTTGATGACCGCTCTAAGAGTTCCGTCTGTAGCTGCTGTGATTCATCCTGCACACCTCGTTCAAAAAGAGATATTGAATGGG AATCCAACGCCTTTAGTCACAATTCTGTGTTGGGACCGCTGATCATAATTGATCCGTTGGACTCAAACGTCCACGACATGTTGGAGGTGTCTCTTACTGGAGCTGAGGTGCAATGA
- the LOC117953740 gene encoding zona pellucida sperm-binding protein 3-like, whose translation MMAFSWQIALLLSLSAAVSVYADMKLDCMPDFVRLVWTESKSQADLSLFRLGSCFPTSFSARDVVFNVAFNECNFRRMVTGDQLMYTNDLTYVSSDSRFVAYSHPVVCTFQRPDNWYPLLYEPVFTTYGFGDLVFHIGLMNDDFSGPATSTVFPLGSMIPIMASVAQRNHQPMLLFLEECVAANTLELQPESSIYPIITNKGCLMDSTTSRSRFEPRQKTSEIRLSLQAFRFALGEEVFIHCNLVAWEPNGLDDTKKACHYVKKHGWQLLDNSALSYMCDCCDSSCKSRRTRSIATGKHEILEKAVLGPLIITDQNS comes from the exons ATGATGGCTTTCTCTTGGCAAATTGCCCTGCTTTTGAGCTTGTCAGCAGCCGTGTCTGTCTATGCAG ACATGAAACTGGACTGTATGCCAGATTTTGTGAGGCTGGTGTGGACGGAGAGCAAATCCCAGGCTGATCTATCGCTCTTTCGTCTGGGTAGTTGTTTTCCTACCAGCTTTTCAGCCAGGGATGTGGTTTTCAATGTGGCTTTCAATGAATGTAACTTCAGGAGAATG GTTACTGGGGATCAGCTGATGTACACCAATGACCTGACATACGTTTCTTCTGATTCTCGCTTTGTGGCCTACAGTCACCCAGTTGTCTGTACTTTTCAGAG GCCTGACAACTGGTATCCTCTGCTTTATGAACCAGTGTTTACTACCTACGGGTTTGGAGATCTTGTGTTCCACATTGGCCTCATGAAtg ATGACTTCTCAGGCCCTGCTACATCTACTGTCTTTCCTCTGGGCTCCATGATCCCCATCATGGCAAGTGTAGCACAGAGGAACCATCAGCCCATGCTGCTGTTTCTTGAGGAATGCGTAGCAGCTAACACACTGGAGCTGCAGCCTGAAAGCAGTATATATCCAATAATCACCAACAAGGG GTGTCTCATGGACAGCACAACATCGCGGTCCAGGTTTGAGCCGAGGCAAAAAACCTCAGAGATCCGCCTTTCTCTTCAAGCCTTTAGGTTTGCTCTCGGCGAAGAG GTGTTTATACACTGCAATCTTGTAGCTTGGGAGCCCAATGGTCTTGATGACACCAAAAAGGCCTGCCACTACGTCAAAAAGCATGG TTGGCAGCTGCTGGACAACTCGGCGTTAAGCTACATGTGTGACTGCTGTGACTCTAGCTGCAAGTCCAGGAGGACAAGGAGTATAGCAACAG gGAAGCATGAAATATTGGAAAAAGCAGTCCTTGGGCCGCTTATCATTACTGATCAGAATTCCTGA
- the LOC117953742 gene encoding RING finger protein 212B-like isoform X1 encodes MKRRKQPTGLQMDWFHCNQCFTRRGSKFAVSSCGHICCEACIQSQQCSVCGASCSYLPITDEMKPQEKVFFKDPVKLLQSCLEHTSQIALFQRTQMERVTAHFKHKSVELERHLKEVTEHGYRQLSELKRENTDLKKQLSNLKRETADLKKPLSQRRVSPGQFHIDGTQRVSLPVAVTSPVTPRSRTMSYIGSAESQAWARDRAPHLAITTPGSATSILSHSSLHEHVHRTPTSFSTPTRSQRQTPTVFQFQFMSGLSTRSPRR; translated from the exons ATGAAA AGGAGGAAACAACCCACTGGACTTCAAATGGACTGGTTCCACTGTAATCAGTGCTTCACAAGGAGAGGGTCGAAGTTTGCTGTGTCCAGCTGTGGCCACATTTGCTGTGAAGCATGCATTCAATCTC AGCAGTGCAGTGTATGTGGGGCCAGCTGCAGTTACCTGCCTATCACAGATGAG atGAAGCCACAGGAAAAGGTGTTTTTCAAGGACCCTGTGAAGCTCCTCCAGTCATGTCTGGAGCACACTTCACAG ATTGCACTTTTTCAGCggacacagatggagagagtcACGGCACACTTCAAGCATAAGTCCGTTGAACTGGAAAGGCATCTGAAGGAAGTCACTGAGCATGGTTACAG GCAACTCTCCGagctgaaaagagaaaatactgaCTTAAAAAAGCAGCTTTCAAATCTGAAAAGAGAGACTGCTGATTTGAAAAAGCCACTTTCTCAGCGAAGG GTTTCTCCAGGACAGTTTCATATAGATGG CACTCAAAGGGTGTCACTACCTGTGGCCGTCACCTCTCCAG TTACCCCTCGTTCAAGAACTATGAG TTACATAGGCTCAGCAGAGTCTCAGGCGTGGGCCAGAGACAGAGCTCCCCATCTAGCCATCACA ACTCCTGGATCCGCTACCTCTATTTTGAGCCATAGTTCTCTTCATGAACATGTACACA gaacacCCACATCCTTTAGCACTCCTACAAG ATCTCAGCGTCAGACTCCTACTGTCTTCCAGTTCCAGTTTATGAGTGGATTATCAACACGGTCACCCAGGCGTTAA
- the LOC117953742 gene encoding RING finger protein 212B-like isoform X2 — translation MDWFHCNQCFTRRGSKFAVSSCGHICCEACIQSQQCSVCGASCSYLPITDEMKPQEKVFFKDPVKLLQSCLEHTSQIALFQRTQMERVTAHFKHKSVELERHLKEVTEHGYRRQLSELKRENTDLKKQLSNLKRETADLKKPLSQRRVSPGQFHIDGTQRVSLPVAVTSPVTPRSRTMSYIGSAESQAWARDRAPHLAITTPGSATSILSHSSLHEHVHRTPTSFSTPTRSQRQTPTVFQFQFMSGLSTRSPRR, via the exons ATGGACTGGTTCCACTGTAATCAGTGCTTCACAAGGAGAGGGTCGAAGTTTGCTGTGTCCAGCTGTGGCCACATTTGCTGTGAAGCATGCATTCAATCTC AGCAGTGCAGTGTATGTGGGGCCAGCTGCAGTTACCTGCCTATCACAGATGAG atGAAGCCACAGGAAAAGGTGTTTTTCAAGGACCCTGTGAAGCTCCTCCAGTCATGTCTGGAGCACACTTCACAG ATTGCACTTTTTCAGCggacacagatggagagagtcACGGCACACTTCAAGCATAAGTCCGTTGAACTGGAAAGGCATCTGAAGGAAGTCACTGAGCATGGTTACAG AAGGCAACTCTCCGagctgaaaagagaaaatactgaCTTAAAAAAGCAGCTTTCAAATCTGAAAAGAGAGACTGCTGATTTGAAAAAGCCACTTTCTCAGCGAAGG GTTTCTCCAGGACAGTTTCATATAGATGG CACTCAAAGGGTGTCACTACCTGTGGCCGTCACCTCTCCAG TTACCCCTCGTTCAAGAACTATGAG TTACATAGGCTCAGCAGAGTCTCAGGCGTGGGCCAGAGACAGAGCTCCCCATCTAGCCATCACA ACTCCTGGATCCGCTACCTCTATTTTGAGCCATAGTTCTCTTCATGAACATGTACACA gaacacCCACATCCTTTAGCACTCCTACAAG ATCTCAGCGTCAGACTCCTACTGTCTTCCAGTTCCAGTTTATGAGTGGATTATCAACACGGTCACCCAGGCGTTAA